A section of the Metabacillus endolithicus genome encodes:
- a CDS encoding ROK family protein, giving the protein METITWNQHLVKKNNKALVLQLIMHREPISRADIAQISGLHKATVSSLVNELLEEELIYESGPGESSGGRRPVILHFNKVAGYAIGIDIGANYVLSVLTDLKGNIVLENNHTVTQTPYPTIMNLVKSMIQSLMTNMPQSRYGVVGIGVGVPGIVNKEGTVLLAPNLGWKNSNLKQDLEELFEVPVIVENEANAGAFCEQKFGAGKDYENMVYISAGIGIGVGIFLNRELYQGKNGFSGEMGHMIIDMNGKPCNCGSQGCWEAYASEHALLEQAGSSIEAVLELAKNQDQTAQGLFKEVGKYLGIGINNIINTFNPDQVIIGNRLALAREWIEEPIKTTIENYTLTHHQTELQLDFSKLEQYSTVLGVSAFAVENFIKEDSKVL; this is encoded by the coding sequence GTGGAAACGATTACATGGAATCAGCATCTTGTGAAAAAAAATAATAAAGCTCTCGTATTACAACTTATTATGCACAGAGAACCTATTTCAAGAGCCGATATTGCCCAAATATCCGGTCTACACAAAGCAACCGTTTCATCATTAGTGAATGAATTATTAGAAGAAGAACTTATCTACGAATCCGGACCAGGAGAATCCAGTGGTGGACGACGTCCTGTTATTCTACATTTTAATAAAGTAGCAGGTTATGCGATTGGAATTGATATCGGTGCAAATTATGTATTATCTGTACTAACTGACTTAAAAGGCAACATAGTTCTTGAAAATAATCACACAGTCACCCAAACTCCCTACCCTACTATTATGAATCTTGTAAAAAGTATGATTCAGTCACTAATGACTAATATGCCTCAAAGTCGATATGGTGTTGTAGGCATAGGTGTAGGTGTTCCAGGAATTGTAAACAAAGAGGGAACAGTCCTTCTTGCACCTAACTTAGGTTGGAAAAACTCCAATTTAAAACAAGACTTAGAAGAGTTATTCGAAGTGCCTGTAATAGTCGAAAATGAAGCCAACGCTGGAGCATTCTGTGAGCAAAAATTCGGAGCAGGAAAAGACTACGAAAATATGGTCTATATAAGTGCAGGTATCGGTATCGGTGTAGGTATCTTCTTAAATAGAGAGCTATATCAAGGTAAAAACGGATTCTCTGGTGAAATGGGCCATATGATTATAGACATGAACGGTAAGCCATGCAACTGCGGCAGCCAAGGTTGTTGGGAAGCATACGCATCAGAACATGCACTACTAGAACAAGCTGGAAGCAGCATCGAAGCAGTCTTAGAACTAGCCAAAAATCAGGATCAAACTGCCCAAGGCCTTTTTAAGGAAGTCGGTAAATACCTTGGCATTGGAATTAACAATATCATCAATACCTTCAACCCAGATCAGGTTATTATCGGAAACAGATTAGCTTTAGCTAGAGAATGGATAGAAGAACCGATCAAGACCACAATTGAAAATTATACACTTACCCATCATCAAACTGAGCTACAGCTAGACTTTTCAAAGCTTGAACAGTACTCTACTGTACTTGGAGTCTCTGCATTTGCGGTTGAGAATTTTATTAAAGAGGATAGCAAAGTTTTATAG
- a CDS encoding glycoside hydrolase family 52 protein, which translates to MPKNMFFNAHHSPIGAFSSFTLGFYGNGGGLDLELGRSPKKNVYVGVETIDQEGMYQALPFFEVEDDESKRYDIENMDPDPDKPRIIIPYSKDEIQRDFQLGTDTWRAGDLSFTVYTQAQSVPDPSSETDDELKKTIIPAVWAELTVDNTKGTKSRRAFFGYQGSDPYSSMRRLDDTCDGIAGIGQGRLTAITSDNPEVKSALHFSIENILTTPYKENWTFGLGPVGALVMDVPAGEKRTYKFAVCFHRSGYVTAGMDASYYYTRYFTNIESVATFALENFDEFASRAKEANRLVSDSELSEDQKFMMIHSIRSYYGSTQLLDADGEAFWVVNEGEYRMMNTFDLTVDQIFFELKMNPWTVKNELDMFVKRFSYEDKVRFPGDKTEYPGGISFTHDMGVANTISRPHYSSYELYGLDGCFSHMTYEQLVNWVLCASVYVEQTGDKKWLNDNLNIFVQCFESMLNRDHPEADKRDGIMGLDSTRVMGGAEITTYDSLDVSLGQARNNIYLAGKTWASYVALEKLFRENDLTDLSKVAGDQAEKCAATIVSHVTPNGYIPAVIKEGNDSKIIPAIEGLIFPYYTNNHDALDPNGRFGEYIQALQTHLETVLTEGICLFEDGGWKISSTSNNSWLSKIYLSQFITRKILGWEWDETGERADAAHVAWLTHPTLSVWSWSDQIISGEIAGSKYYPRGVTSILWLEESKKSASLVKTTQEA; encoded by the coding sequence ATGCCAAAAAACATGTTTTTTAATGCACATCATTCACCAATCGGAGCCTTTTCAAGTTTCACACTTGGATTCTATGGAAATGGGGGAGGTTTGGATTTAGAACTTGGCCGTTCGCCGAAGAAAAATGTTTATGTTGGTGTTGAGACGATCGATCAGGAAGGGATGTATCAGGCGCTGCCCTTTTTTGAAGTAGAAGATGATGAAAGTAAGCGCTATGATATTGAAAATATGGACCCAGATCCAGATAAACCACGCATCATTATTCCTTATTCAAAAGATGAAATTCAACGTGACTTTCAATTAGGAACAGACACTTGGCGAGCTGGGGACTTATCTTTTACAGTCTATACTCAAGCTCAATCTGTACCCGATCCATCTTCTGAAACAGATGATGAGTTGAAGAAGACTATCATTCCTGCTGTATGGGCTGAATTAACAGTAGATAATACAAAAGGAACTAAGAGTCGCCGAGCTTTCTTTGGGTATCAAGGAAGTGATCCTTATAGCTCCATGCGTCGATTAGATGATACATGTGACGGGATCGCGGGAATTGGTCAGGGGCGCTTAACAGCAATTACATCAGATAATCCTGAAGTAAAGTCTGCTCTTCACTTTAGTATAGAAAATATATTAACAACTCCATATAAAGAGAACTGGACTTTTGGTTTAGGACCTGTTGGTGCACTAGTAATGGATGTTCCTGCTGGAGAAAAAAGAACATATAAATTTGCAGTTTGTTTCCACCGTTCTGGCTATGTAACAGCTGGAATGGATGCATCTTACTACTACACACGTTATTTTACTAATATTGAATCTGTCGCAACTTTTGCATTAGAAAATTTTGATGAGTTTGCTAGTCGTGCAAAAGAGGCTAATAGATTGGTAAGTGATTCTGAATTATCTGAAGACCAAAAGTTCATGATGATTCATTCGATTCGAAGCTACTATGGCTCAACTCAATTATTGGATGCTGATGGAGAAGCATTCTGGGTTGTGAACGAGGGTGAGTATCGAATGATGAATACATTCGACTTAACAGTAGACCAAATCTTTTTTGAATTAAAAATGAATCCATGGACAGTTAAAAATGAGTTAGATATGTTTGTGAAACGCTTCAGTTATGAAGATAAAGTTCGATTTCCAGGTGATAAAACTGAATATCCGGGCGGAATCAGTTTTACACATGATATGGGAGTAGCAAATACAATTTCTAGACCACACTATTCTTCTTATGAGCTATATGGTTTAGATGGGTGCTTCTCACATATGACCTATGAACAACTGGTTAACTGGGTACTATGTGCATCAGTTTATGTGGAACAAACGGGAGACAAAAAGTGGTTAAATGATAACTTAAATATTTTTGTTCAGTGCTTTGAAAGTATGTTGAATCGTGACCATCCTGAAGCTGATAAACGAGATGGGATAATGGGACTTGATTCAACACGTGTTATGGGCGGAGCCGAGATTACAACTTATGATAGTTTGGATGTTTCACTTGGTCAGGCTAGAAATAATATATATCTAGCTGGAAAAACATGGGCATCATATGTAGCACTTGAGAAACTGTTTAGAGAAAATGATCTAACAGATCTATCGAAAGTAGCTGGTGATCAAGCTGAAAAATGTGCAGCTACAATTGTTTCTCATGTTACACCTAACGGATATATACCAGCTGTCATTAAAGAAGGTAATGATTCTAAAATCATCCCGGCCATTGAAGGGCTAATCTTCCCATATTATACAAATAACCATGATGCATTGGATCCTAATGGACGATTTGGAGAGTATATTCAAGCTTTACAAACTCATTTGGAAACAGTGTTAACAGAAGGGATCTGCTTGTTTGAAGATGGAGGATGGAAAATCTCATCTACAAGTAACAACTCTTGGCTAAGTAAAATTTATCTATCTCAGTTTATTACTCGTAAGATTCTTGGTTGGGAATGGGATGAAACAGGGGAGAGAGCAGATGCAGCCCATGTAGCATGGTTAACTCATCCAACTCTATCAGTTTGGAGCTGGAGCGATCAAATCATCTCAGGTGAAATTGCTGGAAGTAAGTACTATCCACGCGGAGTTACTAGTATCCTATGGCTAGAGGAATCAAAAAAATCTGCTTCATTAGTGAAGACAACACAAGAAGCTTAA
- the xylA gene encoding xylose isomerase, whose amino-acid sequence MAYFETVNKIQYEGARSTNPFAFKYYNPEEKINGKTMEEILRFSVAYWHTFTADGSDPFGVGTAVRPWNHLTGLDLAKARVEAAFELFEKLDVPFFAFHDVDIAPEGSTLKETNENQDVIVAMIKEYMKTSKAKLLWNTANMFTNARYVHGAATSPNADVFAYSAAKVKKGLEVAKELGAENYVFWGGREGYETLLNTNMKLEQDNLARFFHMAVDYAKEIGLEVPFLIEPKPKEPTKHQYDFDVATGLAFLQKYDLTDHFKFNIEANHATLAGHTFEHELRTARINGMLGSVDANQGDTLLGWDTDEFPTDLYTNTLAMYEILKNGGLGKGGLNFDAKVRRGSFEADDLFHAHIAGMDAFAIGLKVANKLIEDKVLDSFVDERYSSFTKGIGLEIVEGKTNFNELEKYALQLTEIKNTSGRTERLKALVNQYILETLSGVTV is encoded by the coding sequence ATGGCTTATTTCGAAACAGTTAACAAAATTCAATATGAAGGTGCAAGATCTACAAATCCATTTGCATTTAAGTATTATAATCCTGAAGAAAAAATTAACGGTAAAACAATGGAGGAAATCCTTCGTTTCTCAGTTGCATACTGGCATACATTTACTGCTGATGGATCTGATCCATTTGGTGTAGGTACAGCAGTCCGCCCTTGGAACCATTTAACCGGCTTAGATTTAGCAAAAGCACGTGTTGAAGCAGCTTTTGAACTTTTTGAAAAATTAGATGTTCCATTCTTTGCTTTTCATGATGTTGATATTGCTCCAGAAGGTAGCACATTAAAGGAAACAAATGAAAATCAAGATGTTATCGTAGCAATGATTAAAGAATATATGAAAACAAGTAAAGCTAAATTGCTTTGGAATACAGCTAACATGTTCACAAATGCAAGATACGTTCATGGTGCAGCAACTTCTCCAAATGCAGATGTGTTTGCTTACTCTGCAGCAAAAGTTAAAAAGGGTCTTGAAGTAGCGAAAGAGCTTGGTGCAGAGAACTACGTATTCTGGGGTGGTCGTGAAGGATACGAAACACTTCTTAATACAAATATGAAGCTTGAGCAAGATAACTTAGCACGCTTTTTCCACATGGCAGTAGATTATGCAAAAGAAATTGGTTTAGAAGTTCCTTTCTTAATTGAACCAAAACCAAAAGAGCCAACAAAACATCAGTATGATTTCGATGTTGCGACTGGATTAGCATTCTTACAGAAATATGATTTAACAGACCATTTCAAATTTAACATCGAAGCTAACCATGCTACATTAGCTGGACACACATTTGAGCATGAATTAAGAACAGCTCGTATTAACGGAATGCTTGGTTCAGTTGATGCAAACCAAGGTGATACACTTCTTGGCTGGGATACAGATGAATTCCCAACAGATCTATATACAAATACATTAGCTATGTATGAAATCCTGAAAAATGGTGGCCTAGGTAAAGGTGGATTAAACTTCGATGCGAAGGTAAGACGTGGATCATTCGAAGCTGACGATCTTTTCCATGCTCACATTGCAGGTATGGATGCATTTGCAATCGGATTAAAAGTTGCAAACAAATTAATCGAAGATAAAGTACTTGATAGCTTTGTTGACGAACGTTACAGCAGCTTCACTAAAGGAATTGGATTAGAGATCGTTGAAGGAAAAACAAACTTCAATGAGTTAGAAAAATATGCTCTTCAATTAACAGAAATTAAGAACACATCTGGTAGAACAGAGCGTCTTAAAGCATTAGTTAATCAATATATTCTTGAAACTCTTTCTGGAGTAACTGTTTAA
- the xylB gene encoding xylulokinase codes for MKYVIGVDLGTSAVKILLVNQNGEVCQEVSKSYPLIIEKSGYSEQDPEEWVDKTRAGLAELINQFDGDVNDIEGISFSGQMHGLVLLDKENQVVRNAILWNDTRTTKQCQEIYEAVGTERLLEVTKNPALEGFTLPKILWVKENEPENFERSSVFLLPKDYLRFRMTGALHMEYSDAAGTLLLNVAERSWSSEVLDKFNLSADFCPPLVESHALVGTVTAEYAQQTGLADTTKVFAGGADNACGAIGSGILSEGKTLCSIGTSGVVLSYEERNDLDFEGKVHYFNHGEENAYYTMGVTLAAGYSLSWFKDTFAKNEAFEQFLEAIDEVPAGSNGLLFTPYIVGERTPHADSTIRGSFIGADAAHERKHFVRAVLEGITFSLNESIEIFRNSGKNIDSIISIGGGAKNDTWLQMQADIFNAKIEKLTSEQGPGMGAAMLAAYGCGWYSSLKECAEEFIQPLKTYQPIPENVEVYQKLFKVYQQVYTQTKGMNEQLREFRK; via the coding sequence ATGAAATACGTTATTGGTGTTGATCTTGGAACAAGTGCAGTTAAAATTTTACTAGTAAATCAGAATGGTGAAGTTTGCCAAGAGGTATCAAAGTCATATCCTCTTATTATTGAAAAATCCGGTTATAGTGAACAAGATCCTGAGGAATGGGTGGATAAAACAAGAGCTGGTTTAGCTGAACTGATCAATCAATTTGATGGGGATGTAAATGATATCGAGGGAATTAGCTTTTCAGGGCAAATGCATGGTCTTGTTTTGCTTGATAAGGAGAATCAAGTGGTTCGTAACGCTATTTTATGGAACGATACACGAACAACGAAACAATGCCAAGAGATTTATGAAGCTGTTGGGACAGAACGTTTATTAGAAGTAACAAAAAATCCTGCGTTAGAGGGCTTCACTTTACCGAAGATTCTTTGGGTTAAAGAGAATGAACCAGAGAACTTTGAACGTTCTAGTGTATTTTTATTACCGAAAGATTATCTCCGTTTCCGTATGACAGGGGCTTTACATATGGAATACTCTGATGCTGCAGGAACATTATTGTTAAATGTAGCAGAACGCAGTTGGAGCAGCGAAGTATTAGACAAATTTAACCTTTCTGCCGACTTCTGTCCTCCGTTAGTGGAATCTCATGCTCTTGTTGGTACTGTAACAGCAGAATATGCACAACAAACAGGACTAGCTGATACAACAAAGGTTTTTGCTGGCGGTGCAGATAATGCTTGTGGTGCAATTGGATCTGGGATTTTATCAGAAGGAAAAACTTTGTGTAGCATCGGAACATCTGGTGTAGTGCTTTCTTATGAAGAGAGAAACGATCTGGATTTTGAAGGAAAGGTTCATTACTTTAATCATGGTGAGGAAAATGCCTATTATACCATGGGAGTTACCCTTGCAGCAGGGTATAGTTTAAGCTGGTTTAAAGATACATTCGCAAAGAATGAAGCATTTGAACAATTTTTAGAAGCAATTGATGAAGTACCAGCAGGAAGTAATGGACTGTTGTTTACTCCATATATCGTTGGTGAAAGAACTCCTCATGCTGACTCAACGATTCGTGGGAGCTTTATTGGAGCCGATGCTGCTCATGAACGTAAACATTTTGTTCGTGCTGTACTTGAGGGAATCACGTTTTCATTAAATGAATCGATTGAAATTTTTAGAAACAGTGGAAAGAATATTGATTCGATCATTTCCATCGGTGGTGGAGCAAAAAATGATACATGGTTGCAAATGCAGGCTGATATTTTTAATGCGAAAATTGAAAAGTTAACAAGTGAACAAGGTCCAGGAATGGGAGCAGCCATGCTTGCAGCATATGGTTGTGGTTGGTACTCATCTCTAAAAGAATGTGCAGAAGAGTTTATTCAACCATTAAAAACATATCAGCCTATTCCTGAAAATGTAGAAGTCTATCAGAAATTATTTAAAGTGTATCAACAAGTTTATACTCAAACTAAGGGAATGAATGAGCAGTTAAGAGAGTTTAGAAAGTGA
- a CDS encoding SGNH/GDSL hydrolase family protein, giving the protein MKLKQNQKLLFIGDSITDCERVKPEGEGLFNALGKGYVSYIDGLLQAVYPELGIRVVNKGISGNTVRDLKNRWQEDVLEQKPDWLVIMIGINDVWRQFDTPFIKEGHVYLDEYGDTLRKLVTETKAHVNDIVLMTPFYIENNEQDHMRNMMDQYGLVVKAVAEETNCLFVNTQEAFQVVLKELYPAALAWDRVHPSAAGHMVLTRAFLKAIDFDWNQH; this is encoded by the coding sequence TTGAAGCTTAAGCAAAATCAAAAACTTCTATTTATTGGTGATTCCATAACAGATTGTGAACGTGTGAAGCCTGAAGGTGAGGGATTGTTTAATGCACTTGGAAAAGGCTATGTATCGTATATTGATGGGCTACTTCAGGCTGTCTATCCGGAGTTGGGTATCCGAGTCGTTAACAAAGGAATTAGCGGAAATACAGTAAGAGATCTTAAAAACAGATGGCAGGAGGATGTACTTGAACAAAAGCCTGATTGGTTAGTAATCATGATTGGGATTAATGATGTATGGCGTCAGTTTGATACACCGTTTATTAAGGAAGGTCATGTGTATCTTGATGAATATGGAGATACACTTAGGAAACTTGTAACAGAAACCAAGGCTCACGTAAATGACATTGTCCTTATGACACCTTTTTATATTGAAAATAATGAGCAAGATCATATGAGGAACATGATGGATCAATACGGTCTTGTTGTAAAGGCAGTTGCTGAGGAAACAAACTGTCTATTTGTTAATACACAGGAGGCTTTTCAGGTTGTGTTAAAAGAGCTTTATCCAGCAGCACTGGCTTGGGATCGAGTTCATCCTTCTGCTGCAGGTCATATGGTTCTTACCCGTGCATTTTTAAAAGCAATAGATTTTGATTGGAACCAACATTAG
- a CDS encoding polysaccharide deacetylase family protein, translating into MFNEVCTSEKLIAITFDDGPNPFFTPQVLDIFSEVDGKATFFMIGEQIEKCPELVKKAFELGHEIGNHTYTHPKLSQLSCEDCFGEIERTKILIEELVGHKPVVFRPPYLDFNDETVFVLNQMGYPMIGALNMEAKDWEMPGVDFILEKTRHCVKNGSILIFHDGYGDRSQTVEAVRILVSELTSQGYKLVTVSELLSHSYAE; encoded by the coding sequence ATGTTTAACGAGGTATGTACATCGGAAAAGCTAATTGCTATTACATTTGACGATGGACCAAACCCATTCTTTACTCCACAAGTACTAGACATTTTTTCGGAAGTAGATGGGAAAGCAACCTTCTTTATGATTGGTGAGCAAATAGAGAAGTGTCCAGAACTTGTGAAGAAGGCTTTTGAACTTGGACATGAAATAGGTAACCATACATACACACATCCTAAATTATCACAATTAAGTTGTGAGGATTGCTTTGGAGAGATTGAACGAACCAAGATATTGATAGAGGAATTAGTTGGGCATAAGCCTGTTGTTTTTCGGCCTCCTTACCTGGATTTCAATGATGAAACTGTATTTGTTTTAAATCAGATGGGATATCCAATGATTGGAGCTTTAAATATGGAAGCGAAAGATTGGGAAATGCCCGGTGTAGACTTTATTTTAGAGAAAACAAGGCATTGTGTGAAAAATGGTAGCATTCTTATTTTTCATGATGGGTACGGAGATCGTTCACAAACGGTAGAAGCGGTACGTATACTTGTTTCTGAACTAACGTCTCAGGGATATAAGCTTGTTACGGTTAGTGAGTTATTAAGCCACTCATATGCAGAGTAA
- a CDS encoding sensor histidine kinase: MFTKLKKWNTLRNQILVVFLAVMAVVLLIVSLLTFNQVSTLLKNNADKQIHQTVSEANGRLESLYKQISTASKFVMTNYNIQRILTKSFEGEEISFTERQQVEGIVNTIQANTDGIFSFELYTSDLKSLLPIPKDNATLFSRIDARWINQANDANGGLVWIGDDPSNSDNILALRRVNLMGKDYANGGYLLISIYRDYFEFANQDKSNQSNQYSILLDQALKPILSNYEHSINPIIKNNDPTITLENQEYMVTKQTSNETGWTLVILTPIKALTEGISVLRTGIIISGVIGFIIFFISSLFLSTFITSPIIKLTKTMQQASSGSLTMNPSVTTVNEINELNSTYNQLVKETNHLIKMVYQKEITRSRSELKALQAQINPHFLFNTLDALKWELEDKEQEDLAEFVVAMSELFRYTITKQTDGDWVTMKEELQHIENYMEIMKMRFGDHVKWILTIPRELEQVKIPKLLIQPLVENAVLHGAGNKLDPCTISVSVQPMEDKEYLQILVEDDGSGINKENLAAIKRTMQLGGVSSIKKGTGIAISNVHKRLELYYQDRLKSGLTITSEEDTGTRVSFIIPVNGEEVR, encoded by the coding sequence ATGTTCACAAAGTTAAAAAAATGGAATACGTTACGAAATCAAATATTAGTTGTCTTTTTAGCAGTTATGGCTGTGGTGTTATTGATTGTTAGTCTTTTAACATTTAATCAGGTTTCCACTTTATTAAAAAATAATGCTGATAAACAAATTCACCAAACAGTATCTGAGGCAAATGGGAGATTAGAATCTTTATATAAACAGATAAGTACAGCCTCTAAATTTGTTATGACAAATTATAATATACAAAGGATTTTGACGAAGAGTTTTGAAGGGGAAGAAATTTCTTTTACTGAGCGGCAACAAGTAGAAGGGATTGTTAACACGATTCAAGCAAATACAGATGGGATCTTTTCTTTTGAACTATATACAAGTGATTTAAAAAGTTTATTACCAATACCAAAAGATAATGCCACTTTATTTTCTAGAATTGATGCAAGATGGATAAATCAAGCAAATGATGCTAACGGGGGATTAGTATGGATAGGTGATGACCCAAGTAATTCTGATAATATTCTCGCTCTAAGAAGAGTGAATCTTATGGGAAAAGACTATGCAAATGGTGGTTATTTACTCATTAGTATCTATCGGGATTATTTTGAATTTGCTAATCAAGATAAGTCAAATCAATCCAACCAATACTCAATTCTATTAGATCAAGCCTTAAAGCCTATTCTTTCAAACTACGAACATTCTATTAATCCGATTATAAAGAATAACGATCCAACGATCACTTTAGAAAACCAGGAATATATGGTAACAAAGCAGACATCTAATGAAACTGGCTGGACACTAGTTATTTTAACACCTATTAAAGCTTTAACTGAGGGTATCAGTGTGTTGCGCACAGGGATTATCATTTCTGGGGTGATTGGATTTATTATCTTTTTTATCAGCTCCTTATTTCTATCAACGTTTATTACAAGTCCTATTATTAAACTAACAAAAACCATGCAGCAGGCAAGCTCAGGATCTCTGACGATGAATCCTAGTGTAACGACCGTAAATGAAATAAATGAACTAAATAGTACGTATAATCAACTTGTTAAAGAAACAAATCATCTTATTAAAATGGTTTATCAAAAAGAAATTACCCGAAGTCGAAGCGAATTAAAGGCATTACAAGCCCAAATAAATCCACATTTCCTTTTCAATACCTTGGATGCTCTGAAGTGGGAGCTTGAGGATAAAGAGCAGGAAGATTTGGCTGAGTTTGTTGTTGCTATGTCTGAATTGTTTCGATATACCATCACAAAACAAACAGATGGAGATTGGGTAACAATGAAAGAAGAACTTCAGCATATTGAAAACTACATGGAAATTATGAAAATGCGCTTTGGAGACCATGTAAAGTGGATTCTGACAATCCCGAGAGAGCTTGAGCAGGTGAAAATACCAAAGCTATTGATTCAACCTTTAGTTGAGAACGCTGTGTTACATGGGGCAGGAAATAAGCTAGATCCTTGTACGATATCGGTTTCTGTACAACCAATGGAGGACAAGGAATACCTTCAAATTCTTGTGGAGGATGATGGTTCGGGAATAAACAAAGAAAACCTGGCTGCCATTAAACGTACCATGCAATTAGGAGGGGTTTCTTCGATTAAAAAGGGGACAGGAATTGCTATTTCTAATGTACACAAACGCCTTGAATTATATTATCAAGATCGTTTAAAAAGTGGACTTACCATAACGAGTGAGGAAGATACTGGGACAAGGGTTTCATTTATCATACCTGTTAACGGGGAGGAAGTACGATGA
- a CDS encoding response regulator transcription factor — protein sequence MHSKTILIVDDEPRTRLGLQKNLNAWANGNYHVLTASNGEEAIGIMTNQRVHILITDIQMPEITGLELLQIAKEQDIHPVIIVISAYSEFKYAQEALRLGVINYLLKPISKKALIEAVEDAVQTVEKQERAGMIEKVVDKKLVTADTQNSTNPEAIREAIEYINQNLKNELSQKEVADHVHLNPSYLSVLFKEHVKFTFSEYVTRRRIQRAKELLISTNLPIYDIAEESGYKTPKYFIKIFKELEGMTPSAYRKNNNERTF from the coding sequence ATTCATTCAAAGACAATTCTAATTGTGGATGACGAACCTAGAACACGTCTTGGGCTACAGAAGAATTTAAATGCTTGGGCAAATGGAAACTATCATGTGTTAACAGCTTCTAACGGGGAAGAGGCAATTGGGATTATGACAAATCAACGGGTTCATATTCTTATTACCGATATCCAAATGCCAGAAATAACAGGCTTAGAATTACTTCAAATTGCAAAAGAACAGGATATCCATCCTGTTATCATTGTGATTTCAGCGTATTCTGAATTTAAATATGCCCAGGAAGCCCTTCGTTTAGGGGTTATTAATTATCTGCTAAAACCAATTAGTAAAAAAGCTTTAATTGAGGCTGTTGAGGATGCTGTACAGACAGTTGAAAAGCAGGAACGAGCAGGAATGATTGAAAAAGTAGTGGATAAAAAGCTTGTTACTGCGGATACTCAAAACTCAACAAATCCTGAAGCAATTAGGGAGGCAATTGAGTATATCAATCAAAACTTGAAAAATGAATTATCTCAAAAGGAAGTAGCGGATCATGTTCATTTAAATCCAAGCTATTTGAGTGTTTTGTTTAAAGAGCATGTTAAGTTCACATTTAGTGAATATGTCACGAGAAGAAGAATTCAACGAGCAAAGGAATTATTAATTTCTACCAATTTACCTATCTATGATATTGCAGAAGAATCTGGGTATAAAACCCCGAAATACTTTATTAAGATATTCAAGGAACTTGAAGGTATGACACCCAGTGCATACCGAAAAAACAACAATGAAAGAACTTTCTAA